One window of the Candoia aspera isolate rCanAsp1 chromosome 16, rCanAsp1.hap2, whole genome shotgun sequence genome contains the following:
- the CDC26 gene encoding anaphase-promoting complex subunit CDC26, whose product MLRRKPTRLELKLDDIEEFEGARKELETHKKQHEEVDMVGANDGEGALALNPDHKSWEQVIHDRIGYKLQPKTSNRSSQFGNFEF is encoded by the exons ATGCTGCGGCGGAAGCCGACCCGGCTGGAGCTGAAGCTGGACGACATCGAGGAGTTTGAGGGGGCCCGCAAGGAGCTGGAG ACTcataaaaagcagcatgaagaGGTGGACATGGTGGGAGCCAATGATGGCGAGGGGGCCCTGGCACTGAATCCCGATCACAAGAGCTGGGAGCAGGTGATCCATGACCGGATTGGCTACAAACTGCAGCCTAAAACCAGCAACCGTTCATCTCAGTTTGGGAACTTTGAATTCTAG